The DNA region GCTGATATCCAAAATCAAAGCGCTGCTGCGCAGGACCTATTCCTATATCGATCCCGCCCCGAATGTGATCGAGCACGATGGCCTGATCCTGAACCTGCATGATGGGAAGCTGTTATGCGGGGAGCAATCGGTGGAGCTGACGAAGAACGAATTCCGAATCCTGAATCTGCTGTTGCAGCGTAAAGGAAGCATCGTTAGCAGAGAAACCATCATGCGTCGTTTGTGGGAGGATGAAAGCTTTGTGGATGACAACACTTTGACGGTTAATATGACGCGGATTCGAAAAAAACTGGATGATTTGGGTAAAAGCCGGTTCATCACAACGATCAAGGGTGAAGGGTATATGATCAAATGAGCTTTGTTCGATATTTGGAAGATAAACGTTATGTGATCGTATTGGCCGCCTCGATGATGCTGTTTGTAACCTTAATGATGGTGATTAGTTCATCCGGAACGTACGATGCCGGAGATATTTTCTACACGTTACTCGGATGCTTGATCTTAACGGCCGCCTATCTGGTCCTTGGATATGCCCGTCGCTACGCGCATTATCATGCCTTGAATGAAATAACCGGTAACGGCGATGACGTTATGGTCGCTGCCGTACCAAAACCGCTCAGTTATGAGCAGCGGCTGTATACAGCTTTGGCGAGAAAGCTTCATCAAGCGAAGCTGGATACCTTTCGGAAGTGCCATGAGGAACGGAAGGACTATCATGACTTTATCATGTCTTGGATTCACGAGGTGAAGCTTCCCATCACGGCAGCCCATCTGTTGATGAGAAACAGTGCCGGCAAGTCTGCTGAGGAGCTCGTGTATAAGCTGGAGGATGAAGTGAATAAAATCGATCATTATGTTGAACAAGCGCTCTATTATTCCCGGATCGATTCATTTTCGAGGGATTATCTGATCGCCGAGGTTTCATTGAACCAGATCATGCGGGCCAGTGTCCGCAAGTACGCCAAGCTATTCGTTGCCAAACGGATCCGTTTTACCATGTGGGAAGAAGAACACGCGGTTCACAGTGACGCCAAGTGGCTTGGATTTATCATCGACCAAATCATCACCAACGCCTTGAAATATACAAACCAAGGGGGTGCCGTTACCTGTTCCCTCGAGGACAATACAAGCGAGAAGCGGCTTTTGATCCGGGATACCGGCATCGGAATCCTCCCGGAAGACCTCGGAAGAATTTTTGATAAAGGTTTCACCGGATCAACAGGCAGAAATGACGCAAAATCAACGGGTTTGGGATTGTACCTGGCCAGCCAGATGGCCGTCAAGTTGGGGCACCGGCTGTCTGTGCGGTCAGAAGCAGGCCAATATACAGAGCTTACGATCCTCTTCCCTAAATCGCGTAGCATTTATGGGAAGGTTTAAGTAACTTGCTGAGAACGCTGAAGGTTTGCTTTTAACGTATAAAGCCGCTCAAATCTCCCGCAAGAGAGCAGCGGCGTTTTTTATGCCGTACATCCCTACTTATGCTTATCTTCCAATTGATTGCTTATCTGAAACAACTGCTCTGTTAATTCTATCCCGGTTTGTTCTCCTATGATATTGGAATACCGATCATATAGATTAAGCCAGGCTTTTTCGATATCCGGTTGAAGCTCTTTCCCCTTGTCTGTGGAGTAAATCAGGGACATTCTGCCTTTTTGTTCAGCGTACACCAGGCCTTTAGCCTGCAGCTTCTCGATAAAACGGGTCACCGTAGAAGGGGTTATGTGTAAAACCTCCCCAAGCTCCTTCTGAGAAATGCCTTGCTTCTCATTCACGGCAATCATCAGGAAAGCGTAGGTCGGAGACAAGCCTGTTATGCGGAATTCATCCTCGGCTAACTTGGTTATGGAGCGGGCCAACTGATTGGCCGTGAAGTATAGACATCCCTTGAGCAAGTGGTCTTGAAAGTGTTCCATTCGATACACTCCTTTTTTGTTGTGCATACAAATTACCATTCCACATGACGAGGTGTCAAGCCTTTCCATGCCCGAGAACGAACACGTCTGCCTCCTATATGTATTCCATAAGCGAACGTAATGAAAAGCCCCCCTCTCACCTATGGCTGATCATAGCGTGGGCTAAGAATGATGCGGTTATCGTCAAAAAAACGCCCTATCCCCTTCGGGATAAGGCGCTAAAAAACCTTAGTGTGGCATCATGCTACCTGGTGCTTGCGGAGGCACCATGGCAGGAGCGTAGCTGTTTTGCATTTGCGTCATATCCTGCTTCGGGAGCTGCGGAACTTGATAATAACCATGCTTGTTCTGGTAAAGGGAGATCTCATAAGCCATTTCAATACAGTTCGGCAGAGAATCTGCAAGTACCCGGCGCACGACGGGATTGGTGGATTCCAGGGCGGCATTTGTTTTTACGGTAGCACCGGCTTTAACCGCATTCAGCATGCATTGGGAAATGAACTCATCGTTTATTTCTGCCGTCGACTGCATTGGTTTCTTCGGCTGGGATGGCTTCATCCCGTAAGTAAAATCATTCCCCTGCTTCATTTTATAGCTTTGGGTCGGCTTGGATGGGTCTTGTCCTGATTTGAAGCACTCGAGGGTGATGTTGTATTCATCAGCCATAAATTGCTTCTGGCGCTGCATAATATCCCGAAGCTCCGGATCTTGTACGTGCCCGCTCAGCATCGTATAAGTATCGATCGTATTGATGGCCCCGGCCAACACTTCGTGGACATCGAACATTTCGTGACCGCCATGGTTCAATTGCGGAGGAACCATACCGGTTTCAATGTTTTGGTGATTTTGCGGCTGTTGGAATTGCATGCGTATAACCTCCTCATATTTTAGCCTTATTTCCAATGCATCAACTTGATAGCCGGATTATGGCTGTTCGGAATAGCTCCTTATCTGAAGTTCAAATATGGAGTCCAAGGTTTATTGTTATAAGAATCGACTTAAGTTATTCAAACAAAATGCTCCGTGAGCGCGGCTAAGTCAACATGATGTAATTGATGATTGGGTTGGAAGTTCCTTCACCCAAAGAAAAAAGACCGCCGGATGGCGGTCGTTCTTACAAATATTAAAGAAGCATAATCCCATTATTATTCCAGGTTGAAATCACCGGAGCCCGTGCGTACCTTCAGCAGCACATCGCCGCTTCCGAACGTTCCTCTGAGTACGCCTTTATCCTTGTCTTTCTCCTCGGATTGGAATCCGTCCCAGCTAACCTTACCGGTGCCGGAACCGCCTTTAAAATCAACGGTCAGGGAAGATGGCTCCTGATCCAAATCAACGGTCACATCGCCGCTGCCCACCCGCAGGTCGGCATCCTGCAGCAGCTCATCCGCTTCCAATTGAATGTTGCCGGAACTCGCCTCGCCTTGCAGTTCAGCTTCTCCATCCTGCAGATCAACGCTGCCGCTGCCTGCCTCGAACTTCATCAAGGAAGCCTTATAGCGTTCAGCCGATATATCGCCGGAGCCCGACTTCAAGCCGATCGTAACCGCATCAATATCCTCGATATGAATATCACCGCTGCCCACTTTGACGGAGATATCCTCTCCCTGCAATCCCGCAATCTCTATATCGCCGCTGCCTGCTTCAATGTCGGCTGCCGACCACATTTTCTCAGGCAGTTCCACCGTTAAATCCGTATCCATAATCCGCACGCCGAAACCGATATGATCCGGTGCATCGATCCCCACGCTCAGCGTTTCGCCCTTCGTCTCCACCTTCAATTTGACTTGGTCCGCAATCTGCTTGCTCACTTTCCCATCCAGCCTGATCACGATCTCATCCAAGCTTCCCTGAACGACCTCAATATCGCCGCTTCCCGTTCGAATATCCAACCTCTGGACCTCTTCCGGGCTGACCGCCTGTTCCTCGTGAATTTCCTTCGTAGAGAAGGAGAAGCCAAAGTTAACATTTGAGAAGATATTCAGGGGATTCCACGTAAAAATCAACAGCAACACGCCCGCCACCACGATCCACACACCAGTACGTCTCTTCATTTTCGTTTACCTTCATTCCTTCCGTCATTCCATATTCTCTCTATCTTTCCAGGTTTCCGATTCCTGTTCAGTATAGCACGCAAGAGCAGCATGAACATTAGTCCCGCGAATGATTGAAACCCCGACTTAAGTCCAGTACGCACATGCCGCCCGAGTCGCTGACGCGTCTGCACACTTACGGGAAGCACCAGGCTTGCCGCCGACACCGGATGGGGATATGATATGTCCTTTGGAACAAAACACGAAAAAAAGAACCGCCCCCAAGCCGAACATCACCTCGGGGACCGTTCCTTTCTTTGATCTTTGAAATCGCTTCTCATTATGTACAGCATTTACTGGAAATTGCCTTATGTAGATGCTTGTTTCAAAACAATTACATGATCAATTTGGTTAGAATACTCATCAGCAAGACATAGGCTGACACGGATAAAATCAAATAGCCGGCGCTGCGCTCCTTCACGACTCCGCTCGCTTCCATACCCGCTTGCAGCGTTAAAGCAAGGAGCGACAACAGCGTTATGAGCAGCAATAAGAAGGAAAGATTAAAGCTGAAGGACAGAATGCCTGCCAAAATAAAGCCGACAGCCCCTATATAATGCGCAGCGCCGACACGCGTAATGAACAGCTTCAGCGCCGGCTGCGTCCCGCTTCTCCACCAGCCGATCAGCCAGACAGCCGCCAGCAGGGCAACGGTTGAGAGCAGCCCGAGCAAGAGCATTCTGCCGAACACTTCACCAAACACAGAGGATGGAAGCTCCCGAAACATGCTTCCCCCTCCGAAGCCGAACATCCCGAAGAACAGCGCTGAGAGCCGTTTCCCCATCAGCAGCACCCATAAAAGAAATCCTACCAGCGAGCTAGCAAGCCCCAGAATCCCGTAAATGAAGTGCTTTTCCGTCAAATGGATGCCGTTCAACGGATTCTTCAGCAGATTCAGGATGAAATAGCCATCCACCTGCTTCATTGTTTTTGTTACTTCATCCAACACATTTTTTCTCTCTGTTTCCATCGTTTCCTCCCATAAGCTTATTGGGCCAATACCTGCAACCAGGCCCGATCCTTTCCTATTTTATCCGATATTTGCTAATCCGTATATTGGAAAATGACAAATTTCAACATTATCCCAGTGCTACATCCAGGATCATCATCAATACGAAACCGAACATTAGGCTCATCGAGGCTAAGTCTCGATTGCCCTTTTCCTGAGAGCTGGGAATAACCTCTTCGGCGACAACAAAGATCATCGCTCCGGCTGCAAAGCTCAATGCATAAGGCAGCATCGGCTCAATAACGGATACGGCTACTGCGCCGATGACCGCCGCGATCGGTTCAACCATGCCGGAGAACTGCCCATAGAAGAAGCTCTTTCTCCGCGACATCCCGTCACCGCGCAGCGGCATGGATACCGCAACGCCCTCCGGGAAGTTCTGAATGCCGATGCCAAGCGCCAATGTCATCGCGCCGACAAGAGAAGCTTCGGTCCCCCCGTTGGCTAGCGCGCCAAATGCGATCCCAACCGCCAGCCCTTCCGGAATGTTATGAAGGGTGATGGCCAGAACCAGCAGCGTGCTTCGTTTTCTCATTTTGTGATTGTATCCTTCCGCTCCTCCAATTGGGGCATTAGGATGAAGATGCGGCAAAATCTTATCGATTCCCCAAATGAAGACTCCTCCTAATAAAAATCCGAAGGCAGCCGGAAACCAGTTCCCGATCGGATTGCCTTCCGACATTTCGATGGCCGGAGCCAGCAAAGACCAGTAGCTGGCCGCGATCATGACGCCGCCCGCAAACCCCAGCATGCTGTCCAATAAGCGCTGGTTCAAGGTTTTGGTCACAAAAACGAGCGTCGCCCCTAATGTGGTCATTCCCCATGTAAACAAGGTAGCGAGCAGTGCTTGGACAATGGGATTCAAATTCATAAATACATCTACCATTATGGATGAGCTCCTTTTTATGTAAGTGATTATGCTAATGAAAGATAGGGTTTCCCCATCTAATCCCTGCTTGTATATGCCGGCTTGTGTTAGAGACATCTAGAGAATATGTACCCAAGCGGGGGGCTTCCAATACAGCCAATCCAAATTATATATCAAAATTTGGGTATCACAACACTTACCTTTTGGTAAGTACCTGAACTAAAAGTGCATACTTACATGATTCCGTCTATCGCTTTATACTCAAAACAATTCATCTTGCAAGGAGGACAATGCTTTGAAAACACTAGTCGTCGTAACTCACCCTAATCTGGAAGCTTCGGTCATTAATAAACGATGGGTCGAAGAGCTCCGGCAATATCCCGAAAAATACACCGTTCACGAGCTGCATAAGGTTTATCCGGACGGCATCCTTAATGTAAAACAAGAGCAGCAGCTCATTGAAGCGCACGACAATCTTGTGCTGCAGTTCCCCATCTATTGGTTTAATTGCCCGCCGCTTCTCAAAAAATGGCTTGATGATGTTTTTACCTACGGGTGGGCATATGGTTCCAATGGCGGTGATAAATTAAAGAAGCGTAAGGTTGCACTGGCGGTATCCGCCGGCATTAGAAAAGAAGACTACCGGAAAGAAGGAAGGTATCGCTATACACTTGAACAGCTCCTGACGCCGTTTGAGACGACCTTCCGATACTGCGATGCGGATTACCGATCATTCTATGCGTTTTACGGCCAAGAAAATGAACCCGGCGGGAACGTCCCTGGCATGGAGCTTAGCCATGCTCAAAGGGCATTGGAAGCGAGCGCACGCGATTATTTGAAGTTCATCGACAACCTGTGATCCGGGTACCGGGATAAATGATAAAAAGAAGTATTTCCTCATTTAAGGAATACTTCTTTTTTTTGAATCCATCTAACGTCAAGCCTCTTGCGGTACGGATTCGGGGGCGGGCATGTGGTTCTCTCCCCACTCGCACATCATATGCAGCACCGGAATGAGGGAAAGCCCCCGTTCCGACAGCGTGTATTCCACCTTTGGCGGGACCTGCGGATATTCCGTGCGCACGATCAGCTCATCCTCCTCCAGCTCCTTTAACATGATGCTCAGCGTTTTGAAGGATATCGAACCGATGCTTCGCTTCAGCTCATTATGCCGCATCACCTTTTTTTCGGCCAGCCAATACAGAATGATCATCTTGTATTTACCGCCAATCAAGGACAGCGTATATCCAAAGCCGGTGTCTCGGGGGTTAACGCCAGTAGGAACACAGGTTTCACGCACAAGGGTCACTCTCCTTCTAGTCTGCTTGCCTAAAATTTCTCTATGATAAATCTTATCATATCTACAAGCAGGTGAATGGGGAAAGCTTCATCTGTTGTCATAAAAAATCCAGGCAGCGCGTACGAACGAAATCTCGCTCATGGCTGCCTGGATATCGGTACGGGCATTTATTAGGGCGGTTCTAGCCTTACATGCGGATCATCCCGCCCAGACGTATTTTACATATCGGCCGGACGATTCCAATCCGGACAGCCAGGAGGAAGCATCTTCTCCGCTCACGTCATGCTGATCCCGATAGGGGGATCAGCGACCATTCATCGATGCGATACGCTTTTTTCGGCTTGATGCTGCAATCTGAGCGCATTTCCGACCACAAGTAGCGAGCTTGCGGCCATTCCGATGCAAGCGATGCGCGGGTCCAGAAATCCCAGGGCAGCTAAAGGTACGGTTACCGCGTTGTACAGCAGGGCGAACAGCAGATTCTGATGAACATTCCGCATGGTTAGTCGACTCCATTTGTAGGCCCCGATGATGCTGGTCAGCCTGTTCCCGGTCAAAACGACATCACCGGACTGTTTCGCCGCATCCGTTCCGCCCCCCATCGCCAGGCCGACATCGGCTGCAGCCAAGGCTGCCGCATCGTTGATGCCGTCGCCGATCATCGCTACCTTCAAGCCGCGTCCTTGAAGCTCTTGAATAAACGCCAGCTTGTCTTCGGGAAGCATCCCCGCACGAACCTGATCTATCCCCGCCGCTGCAGCTACCGCTGCTGCAGAAGGCTCTTCGTCCCCGGTAACCATCCACACATCCGCCCTCTTCTTCAGTTCTCGTACAACCTTCCTTGCATCCTGGCGCAGCTTGTCACTCAATACAAAGGATCCGGCGCACGCCTCGTTCACGGCGATATATAGTCTTGTATGACCCGGCAGATCTTCATGGCGCTGCACATGGATCCCATGCTCCTGCAGCCATTTTCGATTTCCTACACGAATGCGGTTACCTTCTACAACGCCCTCCATCCCTTTCCCCGCCCGCTCATGGAAATTCTGCGCCTCGGGCAGAAGAGTTCCCCTGTCCCGCGCGGCTCTTACGATGGCTTGCGCTAACGGGTGAGCGGATTGAACAGCCAGCGCTGCCGCCGTGGAAAGCACGTATGCGCTGCCACCCCGGTAAGCGTGAATCCCGTTGAGGTGCGGCCACCCTTCCGTCAACGTGCCAGTCTTATCCATCAAAATGACATCGGTCTGTCGAAGTCTCTCCAGAGAGCTGCCTTCTTTAAATAGAATTCCGCTTCGGGCGGAGGAACCGGTAGCGATCAGGATGGACACCGGCGTAGCCAAGCCAAGCGCACAAGGACATGCGATCAGTAATACGGACAGTGCGTGGCGCATGGCGGTTTCGGAAGCATCATGGCCATTGGACAGCATCAGCCATCCTGCGTAGGTAAGGGCAGCAATCGCGATCATCGCAGGAACGAATATCGCCGCGATTCGATCAACGACACGTTGAATCTCCGGCTTGCCCTGCTGCGCGGACTCAATAAGTCCGATCATCTGCGATAAGCGGGTATTCTCATGCTGTTTATCGACGACAATGTTCAAGCTTCCGATGAGGCAGCGTGTTCCGGCATAGACCCGATCGCCTGCGTTTTTGGCCACTGCCGCGCTTTCCCCCGTCAGCATGGATTCATCGGCATCGGCGGTTCCCGCATGTACGTACCCGTCAACGGAAATCCATTCCCCGGGATTCACGCGGACTCGGTCTCCGGTCTGCACCTGATCCATGGAGATCCATTCCTCTCCATGACCGCGAA from Paenibacillus ihbetae includes:
- a CDS encoding response regulator transcription factor — its product is MKIMIVEDDATIREMLGETLQKWGFEPVLCDDFERVQERYAVEQPHLVLLDINLPVYDGFHWCSRIRDVSNVPIIFLSSRNTPMDMVMAINMGGDDYIQKPFYDEVLISKIKALLRRTYSYIDPAPNVIEHDGLILNLHDGKLLCGEQSVELTKNEFRILNLLLQRKGSIVSRETIMRRLWEDESFVDDNTLTVNMTRIRKKLDDLGKSRFITTIKGEGYMIK
- a CDS encoding sensor histidine kinase, with translation MSFVRYLEDKRYVIVLAASMMLFVTLMMVISSSGTYDAGDIFYTLLGCLILTAAYLVLGYARRYAHYHALNEITGNGDDVMVAAVPKPLSYEQRLYTALARKLHQAKLDTFRKCHEERKDYHDFIMSWIHEVKLPITAAHLLMRNSAGKSAEELVYKLEDEVNKIDHYVEQALYYSRIDSFSRDYLIAEVSLNQIMRASVRKYAKLFVAKRIRFTMWEEEHAVHSDAKWLGFIIDQIITNALKYTNQGGAVTCSLEDNTSEKRLLIRDTGIGILPEDLGRIFDKGFTGSTGRNDAKSTGLGLYLASQMAVKLGHRLSVRSEAGQYTELTILFPKSRSIYGKV
- a CDS encoding MarR family winged helix-turn-helix transcriptional regulator, which codes for MEHFQDHLLKGCLYFTANQLARSITKLAEDEFRITGLSPTYAFLMIAVNEKQGISQKELGEVLHITPSTVTRFIEKLQAKGLVYAEQKGRMSLIYSTDKGKELQPDIEKAWLNLYDRYSNIIGEQTGIELTEQLFQISNQLEDKHK
- a CDS encoding spore coat protein, which translates into the protein MQFQQPQNHQNIETGMVPPQLNHGGHEMFDVHEVLAGAINTIDTYTMLSGHVQDPELRDIMQRQKQFMADEYNITLECFKSGQDPSKPTQSYKMKQGNDFTYGMKPSQPKKPMQSTAEINDEFISQCMLNAVKAGATVKTNAALESTNPVVRRVLADSLPNCIEMAYEISLYQNKHGYYQVPQLPKQDMTQMQNSYAPAMVPPQAPGSMMPH
- a CDS encoding DUF4097 family beta strand repeat-containing protein, which gives rise to MKRRTGVWIVVAGVLLLIFTWNPLNIFSNVNFGFSFSTKEIHEEQAVSPEEVQRLDIRTGSGDIEVVQGSLDEIVIRLDGKVSKQIADQVKLKVETKGETLSVGIDAPDHIGFGVRIMDTDLTVELPEKMWSAADIEAGSGDIEIAGLQGEDISVKVGSGDIHIEDIDAVTIGLKSGSGDISAERYKASLMKFEAGSGSVDLQDGEAELQGEASSGNIQLEADELLQDADLRVGSGDVTVDLDQEPSSLTVDFKGGSGTGKVSWDGFQSEEKDKDKGVLRGTFGSGDVLLKVRTGSGDFNLE
- a CDS encoding ZIP family metal transporter — its product is MVDVFMNLNPIVQALLATLFTWGMTTLGATLVFVTKTLNQRLLDSMLGFAGGVMIAASYWSLLAPAIEMSEGNPIGNWFPAAFGFLLGGVFIWGIDKILPHLHPNAPIGGAEGYNHKMRKRSTLLVLAITLHNIPEGLAVGIAFGALANGGTEASLVGAMTLALGIGIQNFPEGVAVSMPLRGDGMSRRKSFFYGQFSGMVEPIAAVIGAVAVSVIEPMLPYALSFAAGAMIFVVAEEVIPSSQEKGNRDLASMSLMFGFVLMMILDVALG
- a CDS encoding NAD(P)H-dependent oxidoreductase yields the protein MKTLVVVTHPNLEASVINKRWVEELRQYPEKYTVHELHKVYPDGILNVKQEQQLIEAHDNLVLQFPIYWFNCPPLLKKWLDDVFTYGWAYGSNGGDKLKKRKVALAVSAGIRKEDYRKEGRYRYTLEQLLTPFETTFRYCDADYRSFYAFYGQENEPGGNVPGMELSHAQRALEASARDYLKFIDNL
- a CDS encoding winged helix-turn-helix transcriptional regulator, translated to MRETCVPTGVNPRDTGFGYTLSLIGGKYKMIILYWLAEKKVMRHNELKRSIGSISFKTLSIMLKELEEDELIVRTEYPQVPPKVEYTLSERGLSLIPVLHMMCEWGENHMPAPESVPQEA
- a CDS encoding heavy metal translocating P-type ATPase — encoded protein: MKLDQIHVSGMTCAACAARIEKVLRKLDGVQSARVSLALSRATIHYEPKRVGMNTILERIEKLGYGATDQLSNPHTGIEAESGAYRFRFIIAACLSLPLLWAMVVHIVDLPMGWTPALLMNPVFQWVLATLLQFGVGYPFYYGAYQALVHRTANMDTLVALSTSVAYFYSHYVMFRSMHDQAHTMLYFDTIAMVMTTVLLGKWLETVAKGRALKQLSALYELQVKSVRVIRGHGEEWISMDQVQTGDRVRVNPGEWISVDGYVHAGTADADESMLTGESAAVAKNAGDRVYAGTRCLIGSLNIVVDKQHENTRLSQMIGLIESAQQGKPEIQRVVDRIAAIFVPAMIAIAALTYAGWLMLSNGHDASETAMRHALSVLLIACPCALGLATPVSILIATGSSARSGILFKEGSSLERLRQTDVILMDKTGTLTEGWPHLNGIHAYRGGSAYVLSTAAALAVQSAHPLAQAIVRAARDRGTLLPEAQNFHERAGKGMEGVVEGNRIRVGNRKWLQEHGIHVQRHEDLPGHTRLYIAVNEACAGSFVLSDKLRQDARKVVRELKKRADVWMVTGDEEPSAAAVAAAAGIDQVRAGMLPEDKLAFIQELQGRGLKVAMIGDGINDAAALAAADVGLAMGGGTDAAKQSGDVVLTGNRLTSIIGAYKWSRLTMRNVHQNLLFALLYNAVTVPLAALGFLDPRIACIGMAASSLLVVGNALRLQHQAEKSVSHR